The following proteins come from a genomic window of Rattus norvegicus strain BN/NHsdMcwi chromosome 8, GRCr8, whole genome shotgun sequence:
- the Ooep gene encoding LOW QUALITY PROTEIN: oocyte-expressed protein homolog (The sequence of the model RefSeq protein was modified relative to this genomic sequence to represent the inferred CDS: deleted 2 bases in 1 codon), whose protein sequence is MGPHKADAHAKPEKPTQDLSLINSQKLLSVPPVSLRLRVLPWWFPVQELSNPMVFYLESWVAERIIGSDQDEISEIEWMSQALLSVNLANSGKLAEITIYGRPSAQIRMKNILLNMVAWYKEDEVQRAVKLKQVEEFLKQHASSIITQASKGVRLKLTCSPPLLEGREARMDS, encoded by the exons ATGGGACCTCACAAGGCTGATGCTCACGCCAAGCCAGAAAAACCGACTCAGGACCTCTCTCTCATAAACTCTCAGAAGCTGCTCAGCGTCCCGCCTGTGTCCCTGCGACTTCGTGTGCTGCCTTGGTGGTTCCCAGTCCAGGAACTCAGCAATCCTATGGTGTTCTACCTGGAATCTTGGGTGGCAGAAAGAATCATTG GCTCAGACCAAGACGAAATCTCAGAAATAGAGTGGATGAGCCAGGCCTTGCTGAGCGTGAACTTGGCCAACTCTGGGAAACTAGCTGAAATCACCATCTATGGACGACCCAGTGCACAGATTCGAATGAAAAATATTCTCTTGAACATGGTGGCTTGGTACAAAGAAGACGAAGTCCAAAGAG CTGTGAAGCTGAAACAAGTTGAAGAGTTTTTAAAACAACATGCGTCCTCAATCATAACCCAAGCGTCAAAGGGC GTTAGACTCAAGCTGACTTGCAGCCCGCCTCTGCTGGAGGGAAGAGAAGCACGGATGGATTCTTAA